The Mycobacterium paragordonae genome includes a region encoding these proteins:
- a CDS encoding SHOCT domain-containing protein has product MNSRRVAKISLILAIVTLVVSVAGFITTLVLNVFFLDDYDAYGEVPVPGTGSVHLPKGQATVSLHTLVIGGTDGGGLPVPPLRISITPPDGVAQPEVTESIGSTTTVNNDAHIRVWNVQVPAEGTYNVMTDGQVNGYINPRLAFGHQSSYGYLVWVFVGLFVVGLVDLTLSIIWLGRVRRRPVPSVGGGYAVAPPAAYEPTGEGVRVERLKTLAALRDSGALSEDEFQAEKRRILEGR; this is encoded by the coding sequence ATGAATAGCAGACGGGTGGCCAAGATCTCGCTGATCCTGGCGATTGTGACGCTGGTCGTGTCGGTCGCCGGCTTCATCACCACGCTGGTGCTCAACGTGTTCTTCCTCGACGATTACGACGCCTACGGGGAGGTGCCCGTACCGGGAACCGGCAGCGTGCATCTGCCCAAAGGTCAGGCCACCGTCAGCCTGCACACCCTGGTCATCGGCGGGACCGACGGCGGCGGTCTGCCGGTGCCGCCGCTGCGCATCTCGATCACACCGCCCGATGGGGTGGCGCAACCGGAGGTCACCGAAAGTATCGGCAGCACAACGACTGTCAACAACGACGCGCACATCCGCGTGTGGAACGTCCAGGTACCGGCGGAAGGCACCTACAACGTCATGACCGACGGCCAGGTCAACGGGTACATCAACCCGCGACTGGCTTTTGGGCATCAGAGCTCGTACGGCTACCTGGTGTGGGTGTTCGTGGGGCTGTTCGTCGTGGGCCTGGTCGACCTGACGCTGTCGATCATCTGGCTGGGGCGGGTGCGCCGGCGTCCGGTGCCGTCTGTTGGCGGGGGCTATGCCGTCGCGCCGCCGGCGGCGTACGAGCCGACTGGTGAGGGCGTGCGGGTCGAGCGGTTGAAAACGCTTGCTGCGCTGCGGGATTCGGGTGCGCTGTCGGAAGATGAGTTCCAGGCGGAGAAGCGGCGGATCTTGGAGGGGAGGTAA